A genomic stretch from Natronomonas gomsonensis includes:
- a CDS encoding PGF-CTERM-anchored ABC transporter substrate-binding protein — protein sequence MTRCYTAVFVTALLVVALSAAAAPAVGATTQGDADCSFPFTATDATGTNVTVEERPDSIVALQPSAAQTLWELDAQDRVVGAPVGPYTDYLEGIDGKTNVLNDDGFSVNQEAVVELDADIVLAPNVVPDETVQSLREANQTVYKFGFGNSLQFVADKTELTGQLVGSCEAAETTNEEYWNRIDSVRNGTDAYESPRVLHFTDNFTAGSGTFISELITTAGGVNVAAENGVEGYGQINDEALVEWNPEVIIVADDEGRVPNTAAYESTFAVQNDQVVAINGNYLSQPAPRIAIALESIAEALSEAELESEATPTATPADSEPSTTETDSTDGDGAGFGGLVAVVALAAVALLARRP from the coding sequence ATGACTCGATGCTACACTGCCGTCTTCGTCACGGCGCTTCTCGTCGTCGCGCTCTCTGCGGCCGCCGCCCCTGCGGTGGGCGCGACCACACAGGGAGACGCCGACTGTTCGTTCCCGTTCACCGCGACCGATGCCACGGGGACGAACGTGACCGTCGAGGAACGGCCCGACAGCATCGTCGCCCTCCAACCGAGTGCGGCCCAGACGCTGTGGGAACTCGACGCCCAGGACCGCGTCGTCGGCGCCCCGGTCGGCCCCTACACCGACTATCTCGAGGGCATCGACGGAAAGACGAACGTCCTCAACGACGACGGCTTCTCCGTCAACCAGGAGGCCGTCGTCGAACTCGACGCCGACATCGTGTTGGCACCGAACGTCGTTCCCGACGAGACCGTCCAGAGCCTCCGTGAGGCCAACCAGACCGTCTACAAGTTCGGCTTTGGCAACTCCCTGCAGTTCGTCGCGGACAAAACCGAACTGACCGGTCAACTCGTCGGTTCCTGTGAGGCCGCCGAGACGACCAACGAGGAGTACTGGAACCGCATCGATTCGGTCCGCAACGGCACCGACGCCTACGAGTCGCCGCGCGTGTTACACTTCACCGACAACTTCACCGCCGGGTCGGGAACCTTCATCAGCGAACTCATCACGACCGCCGGCGGCGTCAACGTCGCCGCCGAAAACGGCGTCGAGGGATACGGCCAAATCAACGACGAGGCTCTCGTGGAGTGGAACCCCGAAGTAATCATCGTCGCAGACGACGAGGGGCGGGTCCCGAACACGGCCGCCTACGAGTCGACGTTCGCGGTCCAGAACGACCAAGTCGTCGCCATCAACGGCAACTACCTCAGCCAACCGGCGCCCCGAATCGCCATCGCACTGGAGTCAATCGCCGAGGCGCTTTCGGAGGCCGAACTGGAGTCAGAGGCGACGCCGACCGCGACGCCGGCCGACTCGGAGCCGTCGACGACCGAGACCGACTCGACTGATGGCGACGGCGCGGGCTTCGGTGGACTCGTCGCAGTAGTCGCACTCGCCGCCGTGGCACTCCTCGCCCGTCGGCCGTAA
- the btuC gene encoding vitamin B12 ABC transporter permease BtuC produces the protein MVFRRALAWSAGLALLFVAVVLVSATLGYADITPLSVAYVVLNAVAVPTVDTSGMAWVHPFEFAVPATTTTIVREIRLPRIVLGGVVGFALALAGTVMQGFFRNPMADPSIIGVSTGAAVGAVAYIVFGAALTSAIGGIVPQIVAGWGLPAFAFVGSVVTAFGVYLIASEGGRTPVATLLLAGVAIQTFLGAVISYMLLHAGDGLEGAVHWLMGHLQYSSWWRVRVALPVVAVFFVLLLAYARDLNVLLLGEDDARTLGIEVERTKRVLLAASSIVTAAAVAVSGVIGFVGLIVPHAMRLVVGPDHRILLPTSALAGAVFLVATDTVARMGPAEMPVGIITAALGAPFFLYLLTKREVHAL, from the coding sequence ATGGTCTTCCGACGGGCGCTGGCGTGGTCGGCGGGGTTAGCCCTGCTGTTCGTCGCCGTCGTGCTCGTCAGCGCGACGCTCGGCTACGCCGACATCACGCCGCTGTCGGTCGCCTACGTCGTGCTCAACGCGGTCGCGGTGCCGACCGTCGACACCTCGGGGATGGCGTGGGTTCACCCCTTCGAGTTCGCGGTGCCGGCGACGACCACGACTATCGTCCGGGAGATACGACTCCCACGCATCGTTCTCGGGGGCGTCGTGGGGTTCGCACTCGCGTTGGCCGGCACCGTGATGCAGGGGTTCTTCCGGAACCCGATGGCTGACCCCTCGATAATCGGCGTCTCGACCGGCGCTGCCGTCGGTGCGGTCGCCTACATCGTCTTCGGCGCGGCGCTCACGTCGGCGATTGGGGGTATCGTCCCCCAAATCGTCGCCGGGTGGGGACTGCCCGCCTTCGCGTTCGTCGGGTCGGTCGTCACCGCCTTCGGCGTCTACCTCATCGCCAGCGAAGGCGGCCGAACCCCCGTTGCGACGCTGCTTTTGGCCGGCGTCGCCATCCAGACGTTCCTCGGGGCGGTCATCTCGTACATGCTGTTGCACGCTGGCGACGGCCTCGAAGGGGCCGTCCACTGGCTGATGGGCCACCTCCAGTACAGCAGTTGGTGGCGGGTCCGAGTGGCGTTGCCGGTCGTCGCCGTCTTCTTCGTCCTGCTGTTGGCGTACGCTCGGGATTTGAACGTCCTGTTGCTCGGCGAGGACGACGCCCGAACACTCGGCATCGAAGTCGAGCGCACGAAGCGCGTGCTGCTTGCGGCTTCGAGCATCGTCACCGCCGCCGCGGTGGCCGTGTCGGGTGTCATCGGGTTCGTCGGCCTCATCGTCCCGCACGCGATGCGACTCGTCGTCGGCCCCGACCACCGGATACTGCTCCCGACGAGTGCGCTGGCCGGCGCCGTCTTTCTGGTCGCCACCGACACCGTCGCCCGGATGGGACCGGCGGAGATGCCCGTCGGCATCATCACCGCGGCGCTTGGGGCACCGTTCTTCCTGTATCTGTTGACGAAACGGGAGGTGCACGCGCTGTGA
- a CDS encoding heme ABC transporter ATP-binding protein yields MISLDTVGVELGETTVLDGVSLSVDDGQFLALVGPNGAGKTTLLRTCNGLLSPSRGTVTVDGRNVSELSAREVGRLVATVPQETSLAFDFEVSEVVAMGRTPHRSRFSTASEADRAAVESALDRTDTAQFADRSVSALSGGERQRVVFARALAQETPVLLLDEPTASLDINHQVRTLSLARDLAAEGKTVVAAIHDLDLAARFCDSVALLSDGEILASGRPEEVLDAERLETAFGVRSAVGTNPITGTPTVTPLSDAPPGEKHVHVLGGGQRAARTIGRLVDAGIEVTAGVLPEGDAAASTARSVASDLVTAPPFGPVPEDRIRAASSLAERADATVIAAPLDDANATVATASARLLALEGVETPNGRAEVVTKTELEAAAGATPPTHSPTKRS; encoded by the coding sequence GTGATATCTCTCGACACCGTCGGCGTCGAGTTGGGCGAGACGACCGTCCTCGACGGCGTCTCCCTATCCGTCGACGATGGGCAGTTCCTCGCGCTCGTGGGGCCGAACGGGGCGGGGAAGACGACGCTTCTCCGGACGTGCAACGGCCTGCTGTCGCCATCTCGGGGAACGGTCACCGTCGACGGACGGAATGTTTCGGAACTGTCGGCCCGAGAAGTCGGCCGACTCGTCGCGACGGTGCCACAGGAGACCAGTTTGGCGTTCGATTTCGAGGTCTCCGAGGTGGTCGCGATGGGGCGGACGCCACATCGCTCGCGGTTCTCGACGGCGAGTGAGGCCGACCGGGCCGCCGTCGAGTCGGCGCTCGACCGGACCGACACGGCACAGTTCGCGGACCGCTCGGTGAGCGCGCTGAGCGGCGGCGAACGCCAGCGAGTCGTCTTCGCCCGCGCCCTCGCACAGGAGACGCCGGTGTTACTGCTCGACGAACCGACCGCGAGCCTCGACATCAACCATCAGGTCCGAACGCTGTCGTTGGCTCGTGACCTCGCGGCGGAGGGAAAGACGGTCGTCGCAGCCATCCACGACCTCGACCTCGCGGCGCGGTTCTGCGACAGCGTCGCGTTGCTCTCCGACGGGGAGATTCTCGCCAGCGGCCGGCCCGAGGAGGTCCTCGACGCCGAGCGTCTGGAGACGGCATTCGGCGTCCGGAGCGCCGTCGGGACGAATCCCATCACGGGAACGCCGACGGTGACGCCGCTTTCGGACGCACCGCCGGGCGAAAAGCACGTCCACGTTCTCGGCGGCGGCCAGCGGGCCGCTCGGACCATCGGTCGATTGGTCGACGCCGGCATCGAGGTGACGGCGGGCGTCCTCCCGGAGGGTGACGCTGCGGCGTCGACCGCTCGAAGCGTCGCGAGCGACCTCGTCACGGCGCCGCCGTTCGGTCCCGTCCCTGAGGACCGGATTCGAGCAGCGAGTTCGCTGGCCGAGCGCGCCGACGCGACCGTCATCGCCGCCCCGCTCGACGACGCGAACGCGACGGTGGCCACGGCCAGCGCTCGACTCCTCGCTCTCGAAGGCGTCGAGACGCCGAACGGACGGGCGGAGGTCGTCACCAAGACCGAGTTGGAGGCCGCGGCCGGGGCGACACCGCCGACTCACTCGCCGACGAAGCGGTCGTAA